In Desulfobacterales bacterium, a genomic segment contains:
- the yjgA gene encoding ribosome biogenesis factor YjgA — protein sequence MGDDQIMENDFKSKTQKKNEDQLLQKLGEQLVDLPPERTDQMDMPDELREALVLARNTPSHGARRRQVKYIGTLLRQVDTAPLSQALSIIQRGDYLKAQAFKKIGLWRDALKTGDLSLVDEILSACPDADRGQLTQLARNAKNEAAAAKGSKASRALFRYLRQVSGEYRYPPSAAD from the coding sequence ATGGGGGATGACCAAATCATGGAAAACGATTTCAAGAGCAAAACTCAAAAAAAGAACGAGGATCAGCTGCTGCAAAAGCTCGGGGAGCAACTGGTGGATTTACCGCCCGAGCGGACAGATCAAATGGATATGCCGGATGAGCTTCGGGAGGCGCTTGTTCTCGCCCGGAACACGCCATCACACGGTGCACGGCGAAGGCAGGTCAAATATATCGGCACGTTACTGCGTCAAGTCGACACGGCCCCCCTATCGCAAGCCCTGAGTATTATTCAACGCGGGGACTATTTGAAAGCGCAGGCCTTTAAAAAAATTGGGTTGTGGCGGGATGCGCTTAAAACGGGTGATTTGAGCCTGGTGGATGAAATCCTATCCGCCTGCCCTGATGCGGACAGGGGGCAACTCACTCAGCTTGCCAGAAACGCAAAAAACGAGGCTGCGGCCGCTAAGGGTTCAAAAGCGTCACGCGCCTTGTTTCGTTATTTAAGGCAAGTTTCCGGGGAATATAGGTATCCGCCATCGGCGGCGGATTAA
- a CDS encoding S1-like domain-containing RNA-binding protein has protein sequence MLTIGSYNALTVGRAVDFGLYLRAGEEEVLLPSKYVPQNTAIGDTLSVFVYNDSQDRPVATTLCPKAVVGDFAFLKVTAIASFGAFMDWGLEKDLLVPNNEQPTRMKAGRSYVVKLCLDEKTRRVFGTGRIARNCEIPPKDLIEGKKVDLLIYGHTKIGMMAIVDNRYSGMLTKENTRELLLIGTKTEGYISRIHEDGKIDLTLKPPGHRSIPNASVDIMALLVQSGGFIACHDKSPPDEIYRTFAMSKKEFKKAIGSLYKAGKITLTNQGIKIKP, from the coding sequence ATGTTAACCATTGGTAGCTATAATGCGCTCACGGTTGGAAGGGCAGTTGACTTCGGCCTCTATCTAAGGGCTGGAGAAGAAGAAGTTTTGCTGCCCTCAAAATATGTTCCCCAAAACACAGCCATAGGGGACACCCTGAGCGTTTTTGTTTACAACGATTCTCAGGACAGACCCGTGGCAACCACGCTTTGCCCGAAAGCCGTTGTCGGTGACTTTGCTTTCCTGAAAGTAACGGCTATCGCAAGCTTCGGGGCTTTCATGGACTGGGGCCTTGAAAAAGATCTGCTGGTTCCCAACAACGAGCAGCCTACCCGCATGAAGGCGGGCAGAAGCTATGTTGTCAAATTGTGTTTGGATGAAAAAACCCGGCGGGTCTTCGGTACCGGCAGAATTGCCCGGAACTGCGAAATACCCCCCAAAGATTTGATTGAAGGCAAAAAGGTCGATCTGCTCATCTACGGCCATACGAAAATCGGAATGATGGCGATTGTGGACAATCGGTATTCGGGTATGCTCACCAAGGAAAACACGCGGGAGCTGCTATTAATCGGCACAAAAACAGAAGGCTATATCAGCCGAATTCATGAAGACGGAAAAATCGACCTGACGTTGAAGCCGCCGGGGCATCGATCCATTCCGAATGCCAGCGTCGATATCATGGCCCTGCTTGTGCAAAGCGGAGGGTTTATCGCCTGTCATGACAAAAGCCCGCCCGATGAGATTTATCGAACCTTCGCCATGAGCAAAAAAGAGTTCAAAAAGGCGATCGGTTCCCTATATAAAGCAGGTAAAATCACTTTGACAAACCAAGGCATCAAGATCAAGCCATAA
- a CDS encoding rhomboid family intramembrane serine protease — translation MLFPLFSDHFYIWQIFTHPFIHDPHAPIGFILNCLVFYFFAAPIEYAFGPKRFLRLFYFSGAGGAVCGLLMSTIPGFNLPFMGMMPSLLALIIVFGLLNPEATILLMFILPIKAKYLSYGTALVTLLTLLAKANPYGAYHLGGILFGYIYFKGPGTLFTPQFFHFKYLEWKMKQKRAKFKVIQGDKDKNHGGPTYH, via the coding sequence ATGCTCTTCCCTCTTTTTTCCGACCACTTTTACATATGGCAGATTTTCACCCATCCATTTATTCACGACCCGCACGCCCCGATCGGCTTTATACTCAACTGCCTTGTGTTTTATTTTTTCGCGGCACCGATTGAATATGCTTTCGGTCCGAAGCGGTTTTTAAGACTGTTTTATTTTTCCGGCGCAGGGGGGGCTGTATGCGGGCTTCTCATGAGCACCATACCGGGTTTTAATCTGCCTTTTATGGGAATGATGCCCAGCCTGCTGGCCCTCATCATCGTATTCGGCCTTTTAAATCCCGAGGCGACTATCTTGTTAATGTTCATTTTGCCGATAAAGGCAAAGTATCTCAGTTACGGGACGGCACTTGTCACCCTGCTGACCCTGTTGGCAAAGGCCAACCCATATGGTGCCTATCACCTCGGCGGAATTCTTTTCGGGTATATCTACTTTAAAGGGCCGGGAACCCTTTTTACGCCCCAATTTTTTCATTTCAAGTACCTGGAGTGGAAAATGAAGCAAAAGCGGGCCAAATTCAAGGTGATTCAAGGAGATAAAGACAAAAACCATGGCGGGCCAACCTATCATTGA
- a CDS encoding enoyl-CoA hydratase/isomerase family protein — translation MKEIPVIFETIRAVNGKCIGVMTLNVEKKLNSLTLEMVLTLRRQLAQWIADKAIACILVKGTGDRAFCAGGDVQALYRSAMETPGGPCAYAEAFFEHEYRMDYLFHVCPKPVIAWGHGIVMGGGLGILAGCSHRVVTEKARLAMPEVTIALYPDVGAGWFFNKMPGNVGMFLAMTGASFNAADALSAGIADYFITHDQLDAVMKALRLQSWSETTLMNHEILGGLLNKVSQRAHVALPKGNIEAHQDELNALCSDADVVAVFKAITAIETEDNWLAVARDNLIHGSPLSSRIIHGHMQRTRLFSLKEVFQSELVLSTNLVRYSEFSEGVRALLIQKDKNPNWKFATIQEVPEQLLDQLVTPPWPNNPLADL, via the coding sequence ATGAAAGAGATCCCTGTTATATTTGAGACGATCAGGGCTGTGAATGGTAAATGTATCGGGGTGATGACCCTGAATGTTGAAAAAAAACTGAATTCTCTGACCCTTGAAATGGTCTTGACGCTTCGCCGTCAACTGGCCCAATGGATAGCGGATAAGGCCATCGCCTGCATTCTGGTCAAGGGGACAGGTGACAGGGCGTTTTGCGCCGGAGGTGATGTGCAGGCGTTGTATCGCTCCGCCATGGAAACGCCCGGTGGGCCATGCGCGTATGCGGAAGCTTTTTTCGAGCATGAATACCGAATGGATTACCTGTTTCATGTATGTCCCAAACCGGTCATCGCGTGGGGGCACGGCATTGTCATGGGCGGAGGTCTTGGTATTCTGGCCGGATGCTCGCACCGGGTGGTGACGGAAAAAGCAAGATTGGCGATGCCGGAAGTGACGATTGCCTTGTACCCGGATGTCGGCGCCGGCTGGTTTTTTAACAAAATGCCGGGAAATGTGGGCATGTTCCTGGCCATGACCGGTGCGTCTTTCAATGCAGCGGATGCATTGTCCGCCGGTATTGCGGATTATTTCATAACTCACGACCAATTGGATGCTGTTATGAAAGCGCTTAGGCTTCAGAGCTGGTCTGAGACGACATTAATGAATCATGAAATCCTTGGGGGCCTTCTGAACAAAGTTTCACAGCGTGCGCATGTCGCGTTACCGAAGGGAAATATTGAAGCGCATCAAGACGAGCTGAATGCGCTTTGCAGCGATGCGGATGTTGTCGCCGTTTTTAAGGCCATTACCGCGATTGAAACAGAAGATAACTGGTTGGCCGTGGCAAGGGATAACCTGATCCATGGCTCGCCACTGAGCTCACGGATCATCCATGGTCATATGCAGCGAACGCGGCTTTTTTCGCTAAAAGAAGTTTTTCAGTCGGAATTGGTGCTTTCCACCAATCTGGTGCGCTATTCCGAATTTTCAGAAGGGGTTCGTGCGCTGCTGATCCAAAAGGACAAAAATCCGAATTGGAAATTTGCCACGATTCAAGAGGTGCCCGAGCAGCTGTTGGATCAGTTGGTTACGCCCCCCTGGCCGAACAATCCCTTGGCAGATTTATAA